DNA from Candidatus Bathyarchaeia archaeon:
CCCTCGCCCGAAGCTTTTCTGGCCGCTCGACAACAACTATCTCCCCATGGTTGATGATGGCTACTCGGTTACACAGCTGATTCGCCTCCTCCATGTTATGGGTGGTTAGGAATACCGTGACTCCCCCTTGGGAGAGCTCCATCAACATTTCCTTGATAAGCCGGCTGCTTTGAACATCCAAACCTGAGGTGGGTTCGTCTAGAAATAGGATTTCAGGGTTGTTTATTAAAGCCATGCAGAGGAGGAGTCTTTGCTTCATCCCTTTCGAGAATCCTCTAACAACCCTTCCCCTATCATCGTAAAGGCCAAGTTTTTTCAGAAGGATTTCAGTGCGTTCACACCTCAGCGTTTTAGGTACACCGTAAAGCTCGCCTAAGAACATGAGGTTCTCCCACGCGGTTAAGTCAACGTAGGCGTTGGCTACTTCAGGTAGAATTCCCATCAGCTGCTTAGCCATCAAAGCCTCCTTTCGAATATCATACCCCTTAATGTAGGCTGTGCCGAAGTCAGGTTTAACCACGCCCGTCAACATTCGAATGGTAGTTGTTTTTCCCGCCCCATTGGGACCGAGAAACCCGAAGATCTCTCCACGCTCCACCGTAAAGCTAACATGGTCTACCGCCTTTAAAGAACCATACTGCTTCGTAAGCTCAACCGCTTCGATAATGTTCCTCGTGACCATTATCCAAACCAGTTTAGAATCGGTTAAGGTTGATTGAAAGCTGAAAAGAGCGATTTAACCCGCTAATTCCCCCTTCGCTTTTAGGTCTTTAATCCTCTTCTCGATGTCGGTGACCTCCGATAGCAACCGCTCTTTATAATCTTCCAAGAGTTTAATCTCCTCTTCAGGCGTGGGGAATCGCTTAAACCGGCATCCGCAGCATCCTATTCCCCTCGTAAAATGGGTGGGCGCATATTCATGGCACATGAGTTCTCGCCGCTCAAAAGGTTTTCGTCTGAGGTCGATACATAAATTAAAGTATTTAAACTGTAAAGTATGGAGTAGTGGAGCAAGTATGTGCGAGCGTAGCGAAGCTGACGAGCATTTATGCCTCTGCCCCCTTGAAGGCATCATCGACACGATAGGCAAAAAGTGGACATTGCTCGTGATCAACGCCATCGGTAATCATGGAAAGATTAGGTTCAACGAAATCTTGGAGGAGCTTAAAGGCATCAGCCCCACAACCCTCGCCAACACCTTGAAAAACCTTGAAAAAGAAAAGATCGTCAACAGGGTAATCTTCCCCCAAATCCCTCCAAGGGTTGAATACTCCCTCACGAAAGACGGTGTGGAGCTGCGAAAAGCGATCATCCCCCTCCTAAAATGGGCGTTCACAAGAAGCACCGTCAAAGCGAGGCCATGCGCTCCCATCTACAGCAAGATGCCCGCCCATCAAATCGAGAAGCTCTGAACATACAAGAGCACACGCATAGGTTCACTTCTTAACCATACAATGTGTTTATTTTAACTTCTTAGGTTCGAAGAAGATAAAATTTATACTGAGAACGGGGAAATGGTTTAGCCGTTTGGAGTGTGAAGCCCATGCATGTGATGCTCATCAATCCTCCTCTGCCGCATTCCTCACCTTACACTAAGGAGCTTCTCACGCAGCCTTTAGGACTCGCCTACATAGCGGCGGTGTTAGAAAAGGCTGGAATACCGGTTAACATACTCGACTGTCCGCCCCTAAACTATACTCATGAAGATGTAAAACGTTTTTTGGAGAAAGAGGATCCAGAAGTGGTGGGGGTCACCTCCACCACCTTAACCATAGAAAGCGCCCTCAAAACAGCTAGCGTCGTGAGAGAAGCTTCACCGGATGCAAGGATTTACCTGGGCGGCCCTCACGTCACCTTTCTAGACAAGGAAACGCTTATGAAAGCTCCCTACGTTGACGGTGTGGTGAGAGGTGAAGGCGAATACACGTTTCTGGAAATTGTGGAGAGGATTCGGAAGGGGCTTTCGCTCCGAAACGTTAAAGGGTTAACACTCTTGAGGAATGGGAGCGTCTTCAGATTTCCGGAGAGGCCGTTGATCAAGGATTTAGACTCCATACCCTATCCCGCTAGGCACCTCCTGCCTTTAAACAGGTATAAGGCCTTTGGGATGAAATGTCCTTCAATGTCTGTCTTATCCAGTCGGGGCTGTCCTTTTAGATGTAAGTTTTGCTCCGTAAGAAGGATCTTCGGCAACATGTTTAGAGCGCGTACATCGGAGAACATTTTAGGGGAGCTTGAAAAGCTTTACGAGGTTTATCAAACCCGATACATAACCTTCGTAGATGACATATTCACGCTGGATCGTAGAAGAACGTTTGAAATATGCCGCGGAATTACGACCTCAGGCCTTGACATCATATGGGATTGTGAAACAAGGGTTGACGTCCTCACCAAGCCCCTGGTTGACGTCATGGCCGAGGCGGGATGCCAGGCAATATTCTTTGGAGTCGAGTCAGGGGACCAGGGAATCCTTAACGCTATGGGTAAAGGAATAACGACGGAGCAGGTTAGAAGGGCCTTTAAATGGGCTAAGGAGGCGGGAATAAAAACCATAGCGTCAGTAATCCTCTTCTACCCTGGAGAAAACGCGCACACAATAGAAAAAACCGTGAGTTTCCTTAAGGAGCTCGACCCCGACCTAGCACAGTTTTGCATAGCGACCCCATTCCCAGGCACGGAGCTCTACGAGGAAATGGTGAGAAACGGGTTAATTCAGGAGATAGAAGAATGGTCTAAGTTCGATGTGTTAAACCCCGTGTTCGCGTTAAACGGATTCACCATCGAAGAAATGAAGAAAACGTGGAGCAAAGCATACATCTCATTTTATCTAAGACCCGTCTACATAGCCAAGCGGATGATCAAAAAGGATTGGCCCACCATAAGGGCATTCCTCTACCTACTCCTTAAAACGTTAAAATCAAAGTTCACGCGGTAGACGCCCTCACGGAGATGTTCTCCGCTTTACGGCGCAAAGCCGAACCTACCGTACCAACCGTTTTAGCTCTCTCTGAAACCTCTGCTTAACCTCATCCTTCGGGGTGGAAGATTGAGATTAAAGTTTCCGTGTGGGTGACGTTTGGATGCTGCTCGACCATCTCGTAAATGATCTTCTTCAACTCTGAAAGGTTCTCGGCCTCGATTACCACAACGGCGTCGAATCGCCCCAGCACGGAATTGGCGATTTTAACCCCCCTGATTCTCCGTGAGGTAACGATTTGCTGGGATGTCCCCGGCTTCATGGTAACCATGACAAACGCTCTCACATGCTTTTTACGAAGATTTTTCGAGGACATAAAGGCAGATCCCCGTTAAAGCGTCAAAGACGTCTCCGTGTGAATGATGTTAGGGTCCTTTCCAATCACCTTATAGACGATCTCGTTTATTTTCTCCAGGTCAGGGGCTTCAACGACCACTATGGCGTCAAACCTTCCGTAAACCGAGTCCACGCTTACCGCTTCCTTCACCCGTTTCCTAATGGCTTCCACAACCTTCTCAGAGGTTCCAGGCCTAGTCTGGATTAGGATGTAGGCTTTCATCAAACCACCTCCATCGACGAATAACTAACGCGTCGATAATACTTA
Protein-coding regions in this window:
- a CDS encoding ATP-binding cassette domain-containing protein, with protein sequence MVTRNIIEAVELTKQYGSLKAVDHVSFTVERGEIFGFLGPNGAGKTTTIRMLTGVVKPDFGTAYIKGYDIRKEALMAKQLMGILPEVANAYVDLTAWENLMFLGELYGVPKTLRCERTEILLKKLGLYDDRGRVVRGFSKGMKQRLLLCMALINNPEILFLDEPTSGLDVQSSRLIKEMLMELSQGGVTVFLTTHNMEEANQLCNRVAIINHGEIVVVERPEKLRARVREVEAKWIELAFDRPLEANSLIELPSVLEVKRLGDKLRLRTRDPNELIFQLAEYAKSHKLKFLTLNTLAPSLEDVFLEITKEKRECENAG
- a CDS encoding helix-turn-helix domain-containing protein, which translates into the protein MCERSEADEHLCLCPLEGIIDTIGKKWTLLVINAIGNHGKIRFNEILEELKGISPTTLANTLKNLEKEKIVNRVIFPQIPPRVEYSLTKDGVELRKAIIPLLKWAFTRSTVKARPCAPIYSKMPAHQIEKL
- a CDS encoding radical SAM protein, which codes for MHVMLINPPLPHSSPYTKELLTQPLGLAYIAAVLEKAGIPVNILDCPPLNYTHEDVKRFLEKEDPEVVGVTSTTLTIESALKTASVVREASPDARIYLGGPHVTFLDKETLMKAPYVDGVVRGEGEYTFLEIVERIRKGLSLRNVKGLTLLRNGSVFRFPERPLIKDLDSIPYPARHLLPLNRYKAFGMKCPSMSVLSSRGCPFRCKFCSVRRIFGNMFRARTSENILGELEKLYEVYQTRYITFVDDIFTLDRRRTFEICRGITTSGLDIIWDCETRVDVLTKPLVDVMAEAGCQAIFFGVESGDQGILNAMGKGITTEQVRRAFKWAKEAGIKTIASVILFYPGENAHTIEKTVSFLKELDPDLAQFCIATPFPGTELYEEMVRNGLIQEIEEWSKFDVLNPVFALNGFTIEEMKKTWSKAYISFYLRPVYIAKRMIKKDWPTIRAFLYLLLKTLKSKFTR
- a CDS encoding Lrp/AsnC ligand binding domain-containing protein, with the protein product MSSKNLRKKHVRAFVMVTMKPGTSQQIVTSRRIRGVKIANSVLGRFDAVVVIEAENLSELKKIIYEMVEQHPNVTHTETLISIFHPEG
- a CDS encoding Lrp/AsnC ligand binding domain-containing protein, giving the protein MKAYILIQTRPGTSEKVVEAIRKRVKEAVSVDSVYGRFDAIVVVEAPDLEKINEIVYKVIGKDPNIIHTETSLTL